The Vibrio agarivorans genome window below encodes:
- the ftsA gene encoding cell division protein FtsA → MTKASDDNIIVGLDIGTATVSALVGEVLPDGQINIIGAGSSPSRGMDKGGVNDLESVVKSVQRAIDQAELMSEYQISSVYLSLSGRHIASRIEKGMGTISEEEVSQDDMDRAIHTAKSIKIGEEQRILHVIPQEFTIDYQEGIKNPLGLSGVRMEVSVHLISCHNDMARNIIKAVERCGLKVEQLVYSGLAASNAVITEDERELGVCVVDIGAGTMDISIWTGGALRHTEVFTYAGNAVTSDIAFAFGTPVGDAEEIKVKYGCALSELVSKDDTVNVPSVGGRPSRSLQRQTLSEVIEPRYTELMGLVNQTIDSVQANLRDDGIKHHLAAGVVLTGGAAQIEGLVECAERVFRNQVRVGKPLEVSGLTDYVKEPYHSTAVGLLHYAKDSQVGDEIEYTEPKRQSVSNLFGRLRNWIQKEF, encoded by the coding sequence ATGACTAAGGCCAGTGACGACAACATTATTGTTGGATTGGATATCGGTACCGCCACAGTGTCCGCATTGGTTGGTGAAGTACTTCCCGATGGACAAATAAACATCATCGGTGCAGGCTCTAGTCCTTCTCGAGGCATGGATAAAGGTGGTGTAAACGACCTTGAGTCTGTGGTGAAGTCTGTCCAAAGGGCAATTGATCAAGCTGAACTGATGTCTGAATATCAGATCAGCTCGGTTTACCTCTCTTTATCTGGCCGCCATATCGCGAGCCGTATAGAGAAGGGGATGGGAACCATCTCGGAAGAGGAGGTGTCTCAAGATGATATGGATCGTGCTATCCACACTGCCAAGTCAATTAAAATTGGTGAAGAGCAGCGAATTCTGCATGTGATTCCGCAAGAATTCACTATCGACTACCAAGAAGGCATTAAAAACCCGCTTGGTTTGTCTGGCGTTCGTATGGAAGTCAGTGTGCATCTGATCAGTTGTCACAACGACATGGCACGAAATATCATCAAAGCAGTAGAGCGCTGCGGACTGAAAGTAGAGCAGCTTGTGTATTCTGGCCTTGCCGCAAGTAACGCTGTTATCACTGAAGATGAGCGTGAATTGGGGGTATGTGTCGTTGATATCGGTGCTGGCACCATGGATATCTCGATATGGACAGGCGGAGCACTGCGTCACACTGAAGTCTTTACCTATGCGGGTAACGCAGTGACGAGTGATATTGCATTTGCATTTGGTACGCCCGTGGGCGATGCCGAAGAGATTAAAGTTAAGTATGGTTGCGCTCTCAGTGAACTGGTGAGTAAAGACGATACAGTTAACGTTCCTAGCGTTGGCGGGCGTCCATCACGTAGTCTTCAACGACAAACGTTGTCGGAAGTGATAGAGCCGCGCTACACTGAGTTAATGGGATTGGTTAATCAAACCATCGATTCAGTTCAAGCTAACTTGCGTGATGATGGGATAAAGCATCATTTGGCAGCGGGTGTTGTTCTCACTGGCGGTGCCGCGCAAATTGAGGGATTAGTTGAATGTGCGGAGCGTGTGTTCCGCAATCAAGTACGAGTGGGCAAGCCCTTAGAGGTAAGCGGCCTTACAGATTATGTAAAAGAGCCGTACCACTCCACGGCAGTTGGATTACTTCATTATGCGAAGGATAGTCAGGTAGGGGATGAAATTGAGTACACTGAGCCGAAGCGCCAGTCAGTCTCTAACCTATTTGGTCGCTTGCGTAATTGGATACAAAAAGAGTTTTAA
- a CDS encoding cell division protein FtsQ/DivIB, with amino-acid sequence MDESRTYKSLAKKHAAGLSFLLVILLLLTFLIHSVITWMWDEDRLPLSKLVLQGELNYVTAANVQSALSNLDHIGTFMSQDVDVIQQSVQSLPWVAQASIRKQWPDTIKVYLTEHTAEAVWNGQALLNPEGEIFVGDLGLLQDGTVKLYGPISTQAEVMTTWRHLMPTFAKLGLEITSLVLNERRAWQIILDNGMRLELGKGALDERIDRFVSLYNQLGEKAQRVSYIDLRYDTGAAIGWFPEQDIEQEITND; translated from the coding sequence ATGGACGAGAGTCGCACTTATAAATCACTAGCGAAGAAACACGCCGCAGGCTTGAGTTTCTTGCTGGTGATTTTGTTGTTACTAACCTTTCTAATACACTCCGTCATCACTTGGATGTGGGACGAAGATCGTCTACCACTATCAAAGCTCGTGCTACAAGGTGAACTTAATTACGTCACTGCAGCGAATGTGCAATCGGCTCTGTCTAACCTCGACCATATCGGAACGTTTATGTCCCAAGACGTCGATGTCATACAGCAGTCAGTACAATCACTGCCTTGGGTTGCACAGGCTTCAATTCGTAAACAATGGCCAGATACTATAAAAGTTTATCTAACAGAGCACACGGCTGAAGCGGTGTGGAATGGCCAAGCGTTGCTTAACCCTGAAGGTGAAATCTTTGTGGGCGACTTAGGTCTTCTTCAAGATGGGACGGTCAAACTATATGGCCCGATCAGCACTCAAGCCGAGGTAATGACAACGTGGCGACATCTGATGCCGACTTTTGCCAAGTTAGGTTTGGAGATCACGTCACTGGTGCTTAATGAGCGCCGCGCTTGGCAGATAATACTGGATAATGGCATGAGACTAGAGCTTGGGAAAGGTGCTCTAGATGAACGCATTGATCGTTTTGTTTCACTCTATAACCAACTGGGTGAGAAAGCGCAGCGTGTCAGCTACATTGATCTAAGATACGATACAGGGGCCGCTATAGGCTGGTTCCCAGAACAGGACATAGAACAAGAGATTACGAATGACTAA
- the murC gene encoding UDP-N-acetylmuramate--L-alanine ligase produces the protein MTIKHKQDLAQIRAMVPEMRRVKCIHFIGIGGAGMSGIAEVLLNEGYQITGSDIARNAVTERLEEKGATVFIGHQQENVAQASVVVVSTAINEENPEIVAAREARIPVVRRAEMLAELMRFRHGIAVAGTHGKTTTTALVTQIYSEADLDPTFVNGGLVKSAGTNARLGSSRILIAEADESDASFLHLQPMVSIVTNIEADHMDTYGGDFQTLKQTFIDFLHNLPFYGQAIMCVDDEVVRELIPQISRQVITYGFSDDADVKITNYRQEGQQGKFVVTRKDRADLEITLNIPGRHNALNAAAAIAVATEDDISDEAILAAMVGTQGTGRRFEHLGTFESGKGNVMLVDDYGHHPTEVDVTIKAARNGWSDKRLVMVFQPHRYSRTRDLYDDFANVLEQVDVLVMLDVYSAGEQPIAGADSRALCRTIRARGGIDPVFVAEQDALPGVLANILQEGDLVLTQGAGDVGKVAKTLAKLELNVNKMASGN, from the coding sequence ATGACCATCAAACATAAACAAGATTTAGCTCAGATTCGCGCCATGGTGCCAGAAATGCGCCGAGTGAAGTGTATCCATTTCATCGGTATTGGTGGTGCGGGTATGAGTGGAATCGCGGAAGTGCTACTCAATGAAGGTTATCAAATTACCGGCTCTGATATTGCTCGTAACGCCGTGACAGAGCGCTTAGAAGAGAAAGGCGCAACAGTCTTTATTGGCCATCAACAAGAAAATGTCGCACAAGCGAGTGTGGTGGTGGTCTCAACGGCCATCAACGAAGAAAACCCTGAAATTGTTGCTGCGCGAGAAGCACGTATTCCCGTTGTACGCCGAGCAGAGATGCTGGCCGAACTGATGCGCTTTAGGCACGGCATTGCCGTTGCAGGTACGCACGGTAAAACTACAACGACTGCACTCGTCACCCAGATCTACTCTGAGGCGGATCTTGATCCGACATTCGTTAATGGTGGCCTCGTTAAGAGCGCTGGCACGAATGCACGACTGGGCTCTAGTCGTATCCTGATCGCAGAAGCGGATGAGAGCGATGCCTCGTTCCTGCACTTACAACCTATGGTTAGTATAGTGACCAACATTGAAGCTGACCATATGGATACCTATGGCGGTGACTTTCAAACGTTGAAGCAGACCTTTATCGATTTCTTACACAACTTGCCATTTTATGGGCAAGCTATCATGTGTGTGGATGATGAGGTTGTTCGTGAGTTGATTCCTCAAATCAGTCGTCAAGTGATCACTTATGGTTTCTCAGACGATGCGGATGTGAAGATCACCAATTACCGTCAAGAGGGTCAGCAAGGTAAATTTGTCGTTACACGTAAAGACCGCGCTGATCTTGAGATTACTCTGAATATTCCAGGCCGACACAACGCACTGAATGCCGCGGCCGCGATTGCTGTTGCCACAGAGGATGATATTTCTGATGAGGCGATTCTTGCTGCAATGGTGGGCACGCAAGGCACTGGTCGTCGTTTTGAGCATCTGGGTACGTTTGAGTCTGGTAAGGGTAACGTCATGCTGGTGGATGACTATGGTCATCACCCAACAGAAGTGGATGTTACTATCAAAGCTGCGCGCAACGGTTGGTCAGATAAACGCTTGGTGATGGTTTTCCAGCCTCACCGCTATAGTCGTACGCGTGATCTTTACGATGATTTTGCCAATGTACTTGAGCAAGTCGATGTATTAGTGATGCTGGACGTTTACTCTGCGGGTGAACAGCCGATAGCTGGTGCTGATAGCCGTGCACTTTGTCGCACGATTCGCGCCCGCGGTGGAATAGACCCAGTCTTCGTTGCTGAACAAGATGCTCTGCCTGGCGTGTTAGCCAATATCCTGCAAGAAGGTGACTTGGTGTTGACACAAGGTGCAGGTGATGTCGGTAAAGTGGCAAAAACGCTCGCTAAATTAGAGTTAAATGTCAATAAAATGGCGAGTGGTAACTGA
- the murG gene encoding undecaprenyldiphospho-muramoylpentapeptide beta-N-acetylglucosaminyltransferase has product MKKNKRLMVMAGGTGGHVFPGLAVAKKLQQQGWEIRWLGTEDRMEADLVPKHGIDIDFIKVKGLRGQGVLKLIQAPWQIFNAILQARKHMKAWQPDAVLGMGGYVSGPGGVAAWLSGIPVILHEQNAVAGLTNQWLSKIATRVFQAFKGAFPHADVVGNPVREDVVNIAEPQDRLAKREGAIRILVMGGSQGARILNQTLPQVMAELGDGYEIHHQAGKGSQSVVEQAYQDNGVAQCVVTEFIDDVANAYQWADLVVCRSGALTVSEVSAAGVGAVFVPFMHKDRQQALNADHLIEAGAAHMIEQPDLTVAKMTDTIRQLDRPALLSMAQNARAAAQLHADEVVANAIIEITEQREK; this is encoded by the coding sequence ATGAAGAAAAATAAACGTTTAATGGTAATGGCTGGAGGTACTGGGGGGCATGTATTCCCGGGGCTCGCGGTTGCCAAAAAACTCCAGCAACAAGGCTGGGAGATCCGCTGGCTGGGTACAGAGGATCGTATGGAAGCAGACCTAGTACCCAAGCATGGTATTGATATCGACTTTATCAAGGTTAAAGGGCTTCGCGGTCAGGGAGTATTGAAGCTGATTCAAGCACCTTGGCAGATCTTTAATGCCATTCTGCAAGCGCGTAAACACATGAAAGCTTGGCAACCGGATGCTGTGTTGGGTATGGGGGGCTATGTCAGTGGTCCTGGTGGTGTTGCTGCATGGCTATCTGGTATTCCTGTGATTTTGCATGAACAGAATGCGGTTGCTGGATTAACGAACCAATGGTTGTCAAAAATTGCGACGCGTGTTTTTCAGGCGTTCAAGGGCGCATTTCCACATGCTGACGTAGTGGGAAATCCCGTGCGTGAAGATGTGGTCAACATCGCAGAGCCACAAGATCGTTTAGCTAAGCGTGAGGGGGCGATTCGAATTCTCGTGATGGGAGGAAGCCAAGGGGCGCGAATCCTTAACCAGACGCTGCCTCAGGTTATGGCTGAGTTAGGCGATGGCTATGAGATTCATCATCAAGCTGGTAAAGGTAGCCAATCTGTAGTCGAGCAGGCATATCAAGACAACGGTGTTGCACAGTGTGTAGTGACTGAGTTTATTGATGACGTTGCAAACGCGTATCAGTGGGCGGATCTTGTTGTGTGTCGTTCAGGTGCTCTCACGGTATCAGAGGTGTCGGCAGCAGGTGTTGGCGCTGTGTTTGTGCCGTTTATGCACAAAGATCGTCAACAAGCGCTTAATGCTGATCATCTCATTGAAGCGGGCGCTGCCCACATGATTGAGCAACCAGATTTAACAGTAGCGAAAATGACTGATACTATTCGTCAACTTGACCGCCCAGCACTCTTATCCATGGCGCAGAATGCCCGTGCTGCGGCGCAGCTGCATGCCGATGAAGTCGTAGCGAACGCTATTATCGAGATAACTGAACAACGAGAAAAGTAG
- the ftsW gene encoding cell division protein FtsW has translation MKERFERVTSWLSPAPQDAMYDRQLVWIAIGLMIVGLVMVTSASFPVSYRLTGQPFHFMARHVVFLVLAMGVSTVALQIPMQKWMQYSHWLLWLSFSLLVVVLLVGKSVNGASRWIPLGLFNLQPAEVAKLSLFIYMAGYLVRKHSEVRQTFFGGFFKPIVIFALLAGLLLGQPDLGTVVVMLVTLFGMLFIAGAKLIQFIGLMVAGIVAVIGLIIIEPYRMRRVTSFLDPWQDPFGSGYQLTQSLMAFGRGEWMGQGLGNSIQKLEYLPEAHTDFVFAVLAEELGFVGVVLILLLIFSLVGKAVFIGKRALEQGHMFGGYLGFGIGIWFAFQTLINVGAAAGMVPTKGLTLPLISYGGSSLIIMAIAVSILLRIDFECRWASEHGDDDAQIETEHEEK, from the coding sequence GTGAAGGAACGATTTGAACGTGTGACCTCTTGGTTGAGTCCAGCGCCGCAAGACGCAATGTATGATCGTCAGTTGGTGTGGATCGCCATCGGGCTGATGATTGTCGGTCTCGTGATGGTGACTTCTGCCTCGTTCCCTGTCAGCTACCGACTCACAGGTCAGCCATTCCACTTTATGGCGCGTCATGTTGTGTTTCTGGTGCTTGCCATGGGCGTTTCTACTGTGGCCTTACAAATTCCGATGCAAAAGTGGATGCAGTACAGTCATTGGTTATTATGGCTCTCCTTCTCTTTGCTGGTGGTGGTGCTATTGGTCGGTAAATCGGTCAACGGTGCCTCGCGCTGGATACCGCTGGGTTTATTTAACTTACAGCCTGCAGAGGTTGCCAAGCTGTCACTGTTTATCTACATGGCAGGCTACCTGGTTCGAAAGCACAGTGAAGTGAGGCAAACCTTCTTTGGTGGCTTTTTTAAGCCGATCGTGATTTTTGCTTTGCTCGCAGGGTTACTCTTGGGTCAGCCCGATCTTGGTACTGTCGTCGTGATGCTCGTGACGCTGTTCGGGATGCTGTTTATTGCTGGGGCCAAACTGATTCAGTTTATTGGACTAATGGTGGCAGGGATCGTAGCGGTAATTGGCCTAATCATTATTGAGCCTTATCGAATGCGTCGTGTCACATCATTTTTAGACCCTTGGCAAGACCCATTCGGTAGTGGCTACCAGCTAACCCAATCCCTTATGGCCTTTGGTCGTGGTGAATGGATGGGACAAGGGCTAGGCAACTCGATTCAAAAGCTCGAATACCTTCCTGAAGCTCACACCGATTTTGTTTTTGCGGTGTTAGCCGAAGAGCTCGGATTTGTTGGGGTGGTCTTGATCCTGCTGCTCATCTTTAGTTTGGTGGGTAAGGCTGTCTTTATCGGTAAGCGAGCCTTAGAGCAAGGCCATATGTTTGGCGGTTACCTTGGTTTTGGTATCGGTATTTGGTTTGCTTTTCAAACCTTAATTAATGTGGGCGCTGCCGCGGGAATGGTGCCTACCAAAGGTTTGACGCTGCCACTCATCAGTTATGGTGGTTCAAGTTTGATCATCATGGCGATCGCCGTGTCTATTTTATTAAGAATTGATTTTGAGTGTCGCTGGGCAAGTGAGCATGGCGATGACGACGCACAGATAGAAACAGAACATGAAGAAAAATAA
- the murD gene encoding UDP-N-acetylmuramoyl-L-alanine--D-glutamate ligase: protein MNHWQGISDVVVAGLGITGLSVVNYLEKYHPNITVKVIDTRPVAPNAQQLPADVELHTGSWNIAWLEQADLIIANPGIALATPELQRVMAMGKTVVGDIEIFAWHVSQPTLAITGSNGKSTVTDLTGALAKAAGVKVAVGGNIGVPALDLIADDVELYVLELSSFQLETTSSLKLAGAAFLNLSEDHMDRYEGMSDYKLAKLRIFDHAQLAIVNRDDAETLPANDISISDFSLQSTQAQYHVVTIDGREWLVAKQQPVIPVEQLTLVGRHNVANALAAIALLDSVSVPRDGYIEQLQAYNGLTHRCQMVAEHNGVRWVNDSKATNVASTLAALSGLDCPGQLYLLVGGNGKGADFSELKPVLAQLNVTLCCYGADGDEFMNLSENAFRFETMMQAIERFAPEAKAGDIIMLSPACASFDQFPNFMARGDAFTDIARNWQ from the coding sequence ATGAATCATTGGCAAGGGATTTCCGACGTCGTCGTCGCAGGGCTCGGTATTACCGGGCTCTCTGTGGTTAATTACCTCGAGAAATATCACCCAAATATTACGGTCAAGGTGATTGATACTCGCCCTGTTGCGCCGAATGCACAGCAGTTGCCAGCTGATGTTGAATTACACACTGGTAGCTGGAATATCGCGTGGCTTGAGCAGGCGGATTTAATCATCGCCAACCCAGGTATCGCACTCGCAACGCCAGAGTTGCAGCGTGTAATGGCGATGGGTAAAACCGTAGTCGGAGATATTGAAATCTTCGCTTGGCATGTTAGCCAACCGACGCTGGCCATCACAGGCTCTAATGGCAAAAGTACCGTGACAGATTTAACGGGCGCATTAGCCAAAGCTGCGGGTGTAAAAGTTGCAGTGGGTGGCAATATTGGTGTTCCTGCGTTGGATTTAATCGCCGACGATGTTGAGCTCTACGTGTTGGAGCTCTCAAGCTTTCAGCTAGAAACTACCTCGAGTCTTAAACTTGCCGGCGCCGCCTTCCTCAACCTGTCAGAAGATCATATGGATCGTTATGAGGGAATGAGTGACTACAAGCTCGCCAAGTTACGTATTTTCGATCATGCGCAGCTTGCTATCGTCAATCGAGATGATGCAGAAACGTTGCCTGCCAATGACATCTCTATCAGCGATTTTTCCCTACAGTCAACGCAAGCGCAGTATCATGTTGTGACTATCGACGGTCGTGAGTGGCTGGTGGCCAAACAGCAACCCGTTATACCTGTCGAGCAGTTAACTCTAGTTGGACGTCATAATGTGGCAAATGCGTTGGCTGCAATTGCCTTGCTTGATAGTGTATCAGTGCCACGAGATGGATATATTGAGCAGCTACAAGCGTATAACGGATTGACTCATCGCTGTCAGATGGTGGCCGAGCACAATGGTGTGAGATGGGTAAATGACTCTAAGGCGACCAATGTTGCAAGCACGCTAGCTGCCTTATCTGGGCTGGACTGCCCGGGCCAGCTCTACTTGCTGGTGGGGGGGAATGGCAAGGGGGCTGATTTTTCGGAACTCAAACCGGTTCTCGCGCAGCTTAACGTGACCTTGTGCTGCTATGGGGCAGATGGCGATGAGTTTATGAACTTGAGTGAGAATGCCTTCCGTTTTGAAACGATGATGCAAGCTATTGAGCGATTCGCTCCTGAAGCCAAAGCAGGGGACATCATTATGCTCTCACCAGCTTGTGCAAGCTTCGATCAATTCCCGAACTTTATGGCTCGTGGTGATGCGTTTACTGACATCGCAAGAAACTGGCAGTAA
- the murF gene encoding UDP-N-acetylmuramoyl-tripeptide--D-alanyl-D-alanine ligase codes for MIEVTLEQVAAVTGGELCGENTIIKAVSTDSRHIEAYCLFIALVGERFDAHDFVNAELAQQASAVLVERRLALDVPQIVVEDTKVAMGQLAAWVHQQCDTQTLAITGSCGKTTVKEMCAAILEQKGKVLFTAGNFNNDIGVPLTLFRTTPEHDYSVIELGANHIGEIAYTTQLVKPSVALVNNVAAAHLEGFGSLEGVKQAKGEIYQGLVGDKVAIVNLDSQGEAQWITLLSDKKVITFSINNLKADFSAANITVNSDGFPSFLLMTPLGEKKVTLNLIGQHNVANALAAAALTMQFGATLEEVVQGLKRLAPVKGRVETVELHEQIMLIDDSYNASVPAVRAAIDLLGQFSGKRWLILGNMAELGQQSLELHRQLGEHADPFNFDYVLTYGEDARVISEECQGIHFEDHDTMIDYIRSELARSLEVSKQKQTLLVKGANSAGMFKVAKALKERVL; via the coding sequence ATGATTGAGGTTACTCTAGAGCAGGTTGCTGCAGTGACAGGTGGTGAGCTGTGTGGCGAGAACACAATAATTAAGGCAGTGTCGACTGATTCACGCCATATTGAGGCGTACTGCTTGTTCATCGCCCTTGTTGGAGAACGATTTGATGCCCATGATTTTGTGAATGCAGAACTTGCCCAACAAGCTAGCGCGGTATTAGTTGAGCGTAGATTGGCTCTTGATGTCCCGCAAATTGTGGTAGAAGACACTAAAGTGGCGATGGGGCAGTTAGCGGCGTGGGTACATCAACAGTGTGATACTCAAACACTAGCGATCACGGGTAGCTGTGGTAAAACTACGGTTAAAGAGATGTGTGCGGCAATTCTTGAGCAGAAAGGCAAGGTGCTGTTTACTGCCGGCAACTTCAATAATGATATTGGCGTACCCTTGACGCTGTTTCGTACCACCCCTGAACATGACTACTCGGTGATCGAACTAGGTGCTAATCATATCGGCGAAATTGCCTATACAACCCAGCTAGTCAAACCGAGCGTTGCTCTTGTCAACAATGTTGCTGCAGCGCATCTTGAAGGGTTTGGCTCTCTGGAGGGGGTCAAACAAGCCAAGGGCGAAATCTATCAAGGCTTGGTGGGTGATAAGGTTGCGATTGTCAATCTCGACAGTCAAGGTGAAGCTCAGTGGATAACGCTGCTCAGCGACAAAAAAGTCATCACATTCTCGATAAATAACCTAAAGGCAGACTTCTCTGCTGCAAACATTACGGTCAATAGTGACGGCTTTCCGAGTTTTCTGTTAATGACTCCATTAGGGGAGAAAAAGGTCACTTTAAACCTCATTGGGCAGCATAATGTTGCCAATGCGCTAGCGGCTGCTGCATTGACGATGCAGTTTGGTGCTACATTGGAAGAGGTTGTTCAGGGATTAAAGCGTCTTGCTCCAGTCAAAGGCCGTGTAGAGACGGTTGAACTGCATGAGCAGATTATGCTTATCGATGATAGTTACAACGCCAGTGTTCCAGCAGTACGAGCAGCGATAGACTTATTAGGTCAGTTCTCGGGTAAACGCTGGTTAATTTTGGGTAATATGGCGGAGTTAGGCCAACAAAGCCTTGAACTTCATCGCCAACTTGGCGAACATGCTGACCCATTCAATTTTGATTACGTTTTGACTTACGGTGAAGATGCTCGTGTGATCAGTGAGGAGTGCCAAGGCATTCACTTTGAGGATCACGATACCATGATCGACTACATTCGTTCTGAACTCGCACGCTCGCTTGAAGTTTCAAAACAAAAACAAACCTTACTTGTCAAAGGGGCCAATAGTGCTGGCATGTTTAAGGTTGCAAAAGCTCTTAAGGAGAGAGTTTTATGA
- the murE gene encoding UDP-N-acetylmuramoyl-L-alanyl-D-glutamate--2,6-diaminopimelate ligase yields the protein MQTQSVDLAHLLAPWLDLSHSPYGTRKVGELHLDSRQIKANDTFVAIQGHQVDGRTFIAKAIELGATTVLSQASEQHPHGEVEEQGEAIVIHLDNLHLSLSQLAGRKYSHNDTQLIGITGTNGKTTISQLIAQWLTLVEKRAAVMGTTGNGFLESLQPAANTTGSAIEIQRTLSDLQQQGAQYTALEVSSHGLIQGRVAALQFDVGVFTNLSRDHLDYHGTMDEYAAAKKLLFTEHACKAAVINVDDAVGLQWCCSIENDVVPVSLGQHQDPQGVYATQVRYATSGIGIDFAGVAGCGTLNVPLIGEFNASNVLLAFATLIKLDIPKQALLTTSEQLKPVLGRMELFTQPSKAKIVVDYAHTPDALEKALSALRVHCEGKLWVVVGCGGDRDTGKRPMMAASAEKLADRVIFADDNPRSESPQAIIADMVQGLKHADKVVIEHDRFAAARHAVEQASEYDIILLAGKGHEDYQVFAQGSVHYSDRETAARLLGATL from the coding sequence TTGCAAACTCAATCTGTAGATTTGGCGCATCTGCTCGCGCCATGGCTAGATTTATCTCATTCACCTTACGGCACACGTAAGGTTGGGGAGCTACACCTCGATAGCCGACAAATTAAGGCCAACGACACCTTTGTCGCCATTCAAGGCCATCAAGTGGATGGACGTACGTTTATTGCTAAAGCCATCGAGCTCGGGGCGACGACGGTTCTGTCGCAAGCGAGCGAACAACACCCGCACGGTGAGGTGGAAGAGCAGGGTGAAGCCATTGTTATCCATCTTGATAACCTACATTTGTCATTGTCACAACTCGCTGGCCGCAAATATTCGCATAATGATACTCAACTGATTGGGATTACAGGAACTAACGGAAAGACTACGATCAGCCAACTGATCGCACAATGGCTGACGCTTGTTGAGAAGAGAGCAGCGGTGATGGGCACAACCGGGAATGGCTTCTTAGAGAGCTTGCAACCCGCAGCCAACACCACTGGCAGTGCGATTGAAATTCAAAGAACCTTATCGGATTTACAACAGCAAGGCGCACAATACACGGCATTAGAAGTCTCTTCACACGGCTTGATTCAAGGGCGAGTGGCTGCACTGCAGTTTGACGTTGGTGTGTTTACCAATCTTAGCCGCGATCACCTCGACTATCACGGCACAATGGATGAGTATGCAGCGGCAAAAAAATTACTGTTTACTGAACACGCATGTAAAGCTGCTGTTATCAACGTTGATGATGCGGTTGGTCTGCAGTGGTGCTGCAGTATTGAAAACGATGTGGTTCCCGTATCGCTTGGGCAGCATCAAGATCCACAAGGCGTCTATGCCACGCAGGTTCGCTATGCAACAAGTGGGATTGGTATCGATTTTGCCGGTGTAGCGGGCTGCGGAACACTGAACGTTCCATTGATTGGTGAGTTCAATGCGAGCAATGTATTGCTCGCTTTCGCCACACTAATCAAGCTCGACATTCCCAAGCAAGCGCTTCTCACGACCAGTGAGCAGTTGAAGCCAGTTTTGGGCCGCATGGAGCTGTTTACTCAGCCAAGCAAAGCTAAAATTGTGGTCGATTATGCGCATACGCCAGATGCACTTGAAAAAGCACTGTCTGCATTGCGTGTTCATTGTGAAGGGAAGTTGTGGGTCGTTGTCGGTTGCGGTGGTGATAGAGACACAGGTAAGCGCCCTATGATGGCGGCTTCCGCTGAAAAGCTGGCTGACCGTGTTATTTTTGCCGATGACAATCCGCGCAGTGAGAGCCCGCAAGCGATCATTGCCGATATGGTTCAAGGCCTTAAGCATGCCGATAAAGTGGTTATCGAGCATGACCGATTCGCTGCGGCTCGTCACGCAGTAGAGCAGGCATCGGAGTATGACATTATTTTACTTGCAGGAAAGGGCCACGAAGACTACCAAGTTTTCGCTCAAGGGTCAGTGCATTACTCTGACCGAGAAACGGCTGCAAGATTGCTGGGAGCAACATTATGA